A single region of the Ziziphus jujuba cultivar Dongzao chromosome 10, ASM3175591v1 genome encodes:
- the LOC107434808 gene encoding receptor-like protein kinase HERK 1 → MMGYGKFEVWALSVLCLALFSSGFDPIDNYLIDCGSTRNTSVGDRVFVSDNSASKFLSTPKEVLANTPLKSITSSDDSPLYQTARIFTESSKYTFPISQRGRHWIRLYFFPFVYASYDMSTAKFGVSTQNHVLLSDFGVDKASLKEFSVNVTSDSLVITFTPSSSSFAFLNAIEVVSVPDKLITDDADSVNPSENFQGLLTQALETVARVNMGGPTVSFENDTLWRTWVPDQSFLVNKNGAKNFSNIGAVKYSSGGATPDIAPKTVYGTATEMDSGDDPNSNFNVTWEFQVDLGFRYLVRFHFCDIVSKGLNMLYFNVYIDSWSVAHDLDLSTLSVNVLAVPHYMDRVTLPTVSDKLRVSIGPSNDVDGIYPNAILNGLEIMKMNNSIGSLSGSMVISSSSKKNVGVIVGVTIGVFVAVVLAVIFFLMCRKRRRMALQGHSKTWIPLSINGGNSHTVGSKYSNGTNASIASNYGYRFPFVAVQEATNNFDENWVIGIGGFGKVYKGALNDGTKVAVKRGNPRSQQGLAEFQTEIELLSQFRHRHLVSLIGYCDEKNEMILIYEYMENGTLKSHLYGSGLPSLGWKERLEICIGAARGLHYLHTGYAKAVIHRDVKSANILLDENLMAKVADFGLSKTGPEIDQTHVSTAVKGSFGYLDPEYFRRQQLTEKSDVYSFGVVLFEVLCARPVIDPTLPREMVNLAEWAMKWQKKGQLEQIIDSTLVGKIRPDSLRKFGETAEKCLADLGVDRPSVGDVLWNLEYALQLQDAVIQGEPEENSTNMIGELSPQINNVNNVDTAVSGFEMSSVDDLSGVSMSRVFSQLVKSEGR, encoded by the coding sequence ATGATGGGTTATGGAAAGTTTGAAGTCTGGGCTTTATCAGTCTTGTGTTTGGCGCTCTTTTCCAGTGGGTTTGATCCAATAGACAATTACCTTATAGACTGTGGATCAACCCGCAATACTTCTGTGGGTGACCGTGTTTTTGTTTCTGATAACTCGGCTTCCAAGTTTCTTTCAACCCCAAAAGAAGTCCTAGCAAATACCCCCTTGAAGTCAATTACTTCTTCTGATGACTCGCCGCTCTATCAAACCGCGAGAATCTTTACTGAATCCTCAAAATACACTTTTCCAATCAGCCAAAGGGGTAGACACTGGATCCGCCTTTATTTCTTTCCATTTGTTTATGCTAGCTACGATATGAGCACTGCGAAGTTTGGTGTTTCCACCCAAAATCATGTTCTCCTTAGTGATTTCGGTGTTGATAAGGCTTCTCTTAAAGAATTTTCTGTAAATGTAACCTCAGATAGCCTTGTTATTACCTTCACCCCATCCTCATCTTCATTTGCTTTCTTAAATGCCATAGAAGTTGTATCAGTCCCTGATAAGCTCATTACAGATGATGCCGACAGTGTAAACCCATCAGAAAATTTCCAAGGACTACTTACTCAGGCATTGGAGACTGTGGCGAGAGTGAACATGGGGGGGCCAACGGTGTCCTTTGAGAATGATACCCTCTGGCGAACTTGGGTTCCAGACCAAAGTTTTTTGGTAAACAAGAATGGTGCCAAAAATTTCTCAAACATTGGAGCTGTTAAGTATTCCAGTGGTGGAGCGACCCCTGATATTGCTCCAAAGACAGTCTATGGTACTGCCACCGAGATGGACTCAGGAGATGATCCCAACAGCAATTTCAATGTGACCTGGGAGTTCCAAGTGGATCTTGGGTTTCGTTACCTTGTTCGGTTTCACTTTTGTGATATAGTAAGTAAAGGTCTTAACATGCTCTACTTCAATGTGTATATTGACTCCTGGAGTGTTGCTCATGATCTTGATCTGAGTACTTTGTCAGTTAATGTGTTGGCTGTACCACATTATATGGACCGAGTTACACTGCCAACTGTTAGTGATAAGCTTCGCGTAAGTATTGGACCTTCCAATGATGTTGATGGTATTTACCCAAATGCTATTCTGAATGGGCTAGAGATAATGAAAATGAACAATTCTATTGGTAGCCTTAGTGGTTCTATGGTAATTTCTTCAAGTtcaaagaagaatgttggagtAATAGTTGGTGTGACCATTGGGGTGTTTGTAGCAGTGGTCTTAGCTGTGATCTTCTTTCTTATGtgcagaaaaaggagaagaaTGGCACTTCAGGGCCATTCTAAGACATGGATTCCTTTGTCCATCAATGGAGGCAATTCTCACACCGTGGGAAGTAAGTACTCTAATGGAACAAATGCTAGCATTGCTTCTAACTACGGGTATCGCTTTCCATTTGTGGCAGTTCAAGAGGCTACAAacaattttgatgaaaattgggTTATTGGCATTGGTGGTTTTGGGAAAGTATACAAAGGAGCTCTAAATGATGGCACCAAAGTAGCTGTTAAGAGAGGAAATCCGCGATCCCAACAAGGACTTGCAGAGTTCCAGACTGAGATTGAGTTGCTGTCTCAATTCCGCCATCGCCATCTTGTTTCACTAATTGGCTATTGTGATGAAAAGAATGAGATGAtcttaatatatgaatatatggaGAACGGGACCCTTAAAAGTCATCTTTATGGCTCAGGTCTTCCGAGCTTGGGTTGGAAGGAAAGGCTTGAAATATGCATTGGTGCCGCTAGAGGTCTTCATTACCTTCACACTGGCTATGCAAAAGCAGTTATTCATCGCGATGTAAAGTCTGCTAACATTTTGCTTGATGAGAACCTCATGGCAAAAGTTGCTGATTTTGGGCTTTCCAAAACAGGGCCTGAAATTGATCAGACTCATGTGAGCACAGCAGTGAAAGGGAGTTTTGGGTACCTTGACCCTGAATATTTCAGGAGGCAACAACTAACAGAGAAGTCAGATGTCTACTCCTTTGGGGTGGTTTTGTTTGAAGTTCTCTGTGCAAGACCAGTCATAGATCCAACCCTCCCAAGGGAAATGGTGAACTTAGCTGAGTGGGCAATGAAGTGGCAGAAGAAGGGGCAATTGGAACAAATCATAGATTCTACTCTTGTAGGAAAAATTAGACCAGATTCTCTTAGGAAGTTTGGAGAAACTGCTGAGAAATGCTTGGCAGACTTGGGGGTCGATAGGCCTTCAGTGGGAGATGTCCTGTGGAATCTGGAATATGCCCTTCAGCTTCAAGATGCAGTTATCCAAGGTGAGCCTGAAGAAAACAGTACTAATATGATAGGCGAACTATCTCCACAAATCAACAATGTCAACAATGTTGATACAGCTGTTTCTGGATTTGAAATGTCAAGTGTAGATGATCTTTCAGGTGTTTCCATGAGTAGGGTGTTCTCACAGCTGGTGAAGTCTGAGGGTAGGTGA